From a region of the Triticum aestivum cultivar Chinese Spring chromosome 7D, IWGSC CS RefSeq v2.1, whole genome shotgun sequence genome:
- the LOC123169074 gene encoding probable xyloglucan endotransglucosylase/hydrolase protein 32 translates to MASLSMLPAMALLLLAMAVASSDAQPSPGYYPSSRFRPVAFNRGYRNKWGPQHQTLSGDHSAITIWLDKTCGSGFKSKHAYRNGYFATRIKLPAGYTAGTNTAFYLSNNEAHPGFHDEIDMEFLGTIPGEPYTLQTNVYVRGSGDGRIIGREMRFHLWFDPAAGFHNYAILWNPDAITFFVDDVPIRRYERKTELTFPDRPMWAYGSIWDASDWATDHGRYRADYRYQPFVARFDRFVVAGCGPGAPPSCRPARASPVGTGLTRQQYAAMRWAQQRHMVYYYCQDFRRDRSLTPEC, encoded by the exons ATGGCCAGCCTCTCCATGCTCCCGGCCATGGCGCTGCTGCTCCTGGCAATGGCGGTGGCCTCATCCGACGCGCAGCCTTCTCCCGGCTACTACCCGAGCTCGAGGTTCCGGCCAGTGGCGTTCAACCGCGGGTACCGCAACAAGTGGGGCCCGCAGCACCAGACGCTCTCCGGCGACCATTCAGCCATCACCATCTGGCTCGACAAGACCTGCG GGAGCGGGTTCAAGTCGAAGCATGCGTACAGGAACGGCTACTTCGCCACCCGCATCAAGCTCCCCGCCGGCTACACCGCCGGCACCAACACCGCCTTCTAC CTGTCCAACAACGAGGCACACCCGGGGTTCCACGACGAGATCGACATGGAGTTCCTGGGCACCATCCCCGGCGAGCCCTACACGCTGCAGACCAACGTGTACGTCCGCGGCAGCGGCGACGGGCGGATCATCGGGCGGGAGATGCGGTTCCACCTCTGGTTCGACCCCGCCGCCGGCTTCCACAACTACGCCATCCTCTGGAACCCGGACGCCATCACCTTCTTCGTGGACGACGTGCCCATCCGGCGGTACGAGCGCAAGACGGAGCTCACCTTCCCCGACCGCCCGATGTGGGCGTACGGCTCCATCTGGGACGCCTCCGATTGGGCCACCGACCACGGCAGGTACAGGGCGGACTACCGCTACCAGCCGTTCGTGGCGCGCTTCGACCGCTTCGTGGTCGCCGGGTGCGGGCCCGGCGCCCCGCCCTCTTGCCGCCCGGCCCGGGCGTCCCCCGTCGGCACGGGGCTCACGCGGCAGCAGTACGCGGCGATGCggtgggcgcagcagcgccacATGGTCTACTACTACTGCCAGGACTTCCGGAGGGACCGCTCGCTCACGCCGGAGTGCTGA